In Nomascus leucogenys isolate Asia chromosome 25, Asia_NLE_v1, whole genome shotgun sequence, a single genomic region encodes these proteins:
- the LOC115833164 gene encoding keratin-associated protein 23-1, whose translation MSYNCCSGNFSSRSCGGYLCYSGYSCGSSYPSNLVYSTEPLISQHLPAGFLSLQGLSEDLLGNP comes from the coding sequence ATGTCCTACAACTGCTGCTCTGGAAACTTCTCCTCCCGCTCCTGTGGGGGCTACCTGTGCTACTCAGGCTACTCCTGTGGCTCCTCGTACCCCAGCAACCTGGTCTACAGCACTGAACCTTTGATCTCCCAGCACCTGCCAGCTGGGTTCCTCTCTCTACAAGGGCTTTCAGAAGACCTGCTGGGAAACCCCTAG
- the LOC100599235 gene encoding keratin-associated protein 27-1 yields the protein IKDFSSIPHSHCHSLRSFDKAPPLSAITHGTNPISFEDGLCLPSSFHSRTWLLDNFQETCNETTSCQMTDCEQDLFTDDSCVQSNCLPGVVQTTYSNSRPCERTACQSESSSAGLACVSQPCQSESTQQMGFVAQSCQPASLKGNSCPPKTSESKNFQTLECASSQCQSQNPESSSCRPLASVAPEPQLLESSSSTYEPTCCVTGGFQLPSK from the coding sequence ATTAAGGATTTTAGCAGTATCCCTCATAGCCACTGCCATTCACTCAGGAGCTTTGACAAAGCCCCACCACTCTCTGCCATCACACATGGCACTAATCCTATAAGCTTTGAAGATGGATTGTGTTTGCCCAGCAGCTTCCATAGCAGAACCTGGCTCCTCGACAACTTTCAAGAAACCTGCAATGAAACCACCAGCTGCCAAATGACCGATTGTGAACAGGACTTATTCACAGACGATAGCTGTGTGCAAAGTAACTGCCTCCCCGGAGTTGTCCAAACTACTTACTCCAATTCCAGGCCCTGCGAAAGGACAGCGTGCCAATCAGAAAGTTCTTCAGCAGGGCTGGCTTGTGTTTCTCAGCCTTGCCAATCAGAAAGCACTCAGCAGATGGGTTTTGTAGCCCAGAGCTGCCAACCTGCAAGCCTCAAGGGAAACAGTTGCCCACCCAAGACTTCTGAGTCTAAAAATTTCCAAACTCTGGAATGTGCATCTAGCCAATGTCAGTCTCAGAACCCTGAATCCAGTTCCTGTAGACCTCTGGCCAGTGTTGCACCTGAGCCACAACTCCTGGAATCTTCTTCCAGCACTTATGAACCAACTTGCTGTGTTACTGGTGGTTTTCAATTGCCTAGTAAGTGA